From the genome of Papaver somniferum cultivar HN1 chromosome 2, ASM357369v1, whole genome shotgun sequence, one region includes:
- the LOC113350986 gene encoding uncharacterized protein LOC113350986, with the protein MHQAGRTTMVKAVLNSIPTYKMSTFKMPKNLLRKLDTIQRRFWWGFKSNRGSNLIAWQNMCLSKDLGGLAFIDLEMLNHALLTKLAWRIYHQQDQLLGRLPKAKYFKDENFLHISSEKNNTSLVWKGIEQGLFILQQHYYFEVNNGKTTRIWMDK; encoded by the coding sequence ATGCATCAAGCTGGCAGAACTACCATGGTAAAGGCTGTCCTGAACTCCATTCCTACTTATAAAATGAGCACTTTTAAAATGCCTAAAAATCTACTGAGGAAGTTAGatactatccaaagaaggttTTGGTGGGGTTTTAAATCCAACAGAGGTTCAAATCTTATTGCCTGGCAGAATATGTGCTTATCCAAAGACCTTGGAGGCCTAGCATTCATAGACTTGGAAATGTTAAATCATGCTCTACTTACTAAGTTAGCTTGGAGAATTTATCATCAGCAAGATCAGCTACTAGGTAGACTACCTAAAGCCAAATACTTTAAAGATGAAAACTTCCTTCATATTAGTTCTGAAAAGAACAATACTTCTTTGGTATGGAAAGGAATTGAGCAAGGTTTATTCATTCTTCAACAACATTACTACTTTGAAGTCAACAATGGGAAAACAACAAGAATATGGATGGATAAATGA